The Verrucomicrobiota bacterium DNA segment TCTTCGCGTTCCACTGCATGTAACTTGGTTTGCCTGCCTTGAAGTAGGTGTCCAGCAGCAGATCAGGTTTCCACCAGCCGCGCTTCTTCATTTCGGCATAGCCATCGCAATACTCGAAAACGGCGGGGGCGTGGCCGTAGGCCCGGAAACATTCGGAGCCGTCCTTGGACCACACACTTAAGATGCCATCCCGGCGCATGCCGGCACCCTTGCTGACCGCCCAATCATAGACTTTGTCATACATGCTGCTCCCCCAGACGATCATGAGCTGAGAATAGGGAAACGCCTCGATGTACGGCAGGAGGTAGTTGGTCTTCAGGTTGTCCGGCGGCGTGAGCATGATGCCGGGGGCCTTGAGCATGCCGATGTGCCCTTCACCCCAGTTGCCGTAGGAGCGGATATCGAGGAAGGCAATGTCCGGGTTGCCGTCATAGCGCTTGCCCAGCGCTTGGACGAACGCCTTGAGCTTCTGGAGAAAGACCGGATCATCCCAGGTCTTGGGGATGATTTGCTGGCCGGTGGGCGAGGAGTCGTCGGGAACCGCCAGCGGGACCGCTCCCGCGTCGAAGACCCATTTCGGCGTGACGTACTGCCCCAACCCCGTGCTGACGCTCATCACGCCGAAGGCGGTCTTCTTGCCATGGCGTTTGAATTGGTTAATGAAGCCGTCAATCTCTTTCCAGTTGTACTGACCTTCCTGGGGCTCCAGGACCGACCAAGCCCACCGCGTGTAGCCAATGCCGATGTGGTCCTTGGTGTATTTATCGGAGCCGTAGTACTGCACCCAGCCTTTGCCAGGATTAAGCAGCATGGTGTCGTCTGTGGCCGGGCGGATGACGACGGTGTCAGGGTTGGTGGTGGCATCGGACTTTAGGACCGCGCCCAGAGCGTTCAGGGCATACCATCCCAAGATCAGAGAATGAATGAGAGTTTTCATGACACTGATAGGAAATTGCTTTTTGGCACATTGGATGCTATCACTTGTCGCGTTGCGGTAAGCCGGAGATAAGCCGAATGGGTACCACCCTGTCCAAGTTGCTTGATCAGGGGGTATCGTCCTGAACCTACCTTTTGGCCGAATTTAAATAACATATCCGACATGTGCTTCCCGAACACTACCGAAGATAGGGCTGTTAGTGCAATCTGTTTTGATTCCAGACCGGGCGCTACTTCATCTTCGACTTAAGCCTGATCATTTTTCCAGCCACCATGAAGTTGCCATTCCCAAGATGATGAATCGTCCTTGGTTTTTTCACGGCGGGGTTGATCTATGCTTTGATGACTTCCACGACAAACATGCAATACTTGGCCACCATTCTGGTATCCACAACGCGGCATTCGAGCTTTGCATAGCACTCTTCGATCAAAGGCGCCCCAACTCGCGACGCAGGCTTTGATGTCAGGCAAAACTGCTTAAACTTGTCGATAGTCGCTCCTGATGTATTGCCGCAACCCACCACCTTTTCAGCAAGCTCTACCGTGGGGATGTTAATGACACATTCCTTGGTCGCTTTCAGCAGACCAAAGGAATAGTTCCGATTGCTGATGATGCAACCGACCAACGGCGGCTCAAACTCCATCATGGTGTGCCACGACATAGTCATAATGTTTGCACGTCCATTACGGGCAGTCGTGACCAAAACAACTGGCCCCGGTTCCAGCAACCCATAGACCTTGGATAGCGGATAGGATTTTTTAGCCATGGTGGTTAGGAAAAACCTGGTTCCTGTGGCATGACCATGTTCATCCGGCCATCGGATTGTGGACGCATATGTTTATCCAGAGTCTTCAGCCCTTGTTCGGAATTATACTCCAATATGGGACACAGCGTCTCTGGTTGGGACGCGACGCAATGGGGCGCTACGGTCCATGGACTGGTTATGTGGGGCACGACCATGACGCCGGGATATTGGCGGACCAGCTTGCAGACTTCCAACCATTCGGAGATACCGCCGCACCAAGTCGGGTCGGACTGCACAAAGTCCACGCATTTGCGGTCGAGAAACGCTTTGACGGCCCACCGGGTGTACCAATGTTCGCCGCCGGCGATGGGCAGGCCCGTTTCGCCTTTGATCCGCGCGTAGCCATCCACGTGCTCGGGGCAGATGGGCTCTTCGATCCAGAACGGCTTGAAAGGGGCCACCGCCTTGCAGAGGCGCAGCGAATAATCCACGTCGTCGCTGTAACGAATGCTGTGATTGTCGAACATCAGTGTCGCGTCGGGCAATTCTTCCCGCAGCGCGCGGACAAGCTCGACGTTTGCTTTGAAGCCCGCCTCGCCATCCTGCGCACCCTTGGCGAAATACCATTTTTGGCTGCGATACCCGCGATCATAGGCGTCGCGTGCTTTCCGCTTCGCCTCCATGGGCTCAATCCCCACTTCGCCCGGTCGCCAGTAAACTGCCACCTGCGCTCGTTGGGCCGGACCGATAATTTGGTACGCGGGCTTCTGCAGCAGCCTGGCGCGCAAATCCCACAGCGCGGTATCGGCG contains these protein-coding regions:
- a CDS encoding DUF4832 domain-containing protein, whose translation is MKTLIHSLILGWYALNALGAVLKSDATTNPDTVVIRPATDDTMLLNPGKGWVQYYGSDKYTKDHIGIGYTRWAWSVLEPQEGQYNWKEIDGFINQFKRHGKKTAFGVMSVSTGLGQYVTPKWVFDAGAVPLAVPDDSSPTGQQIIPKTWDDPVFLQKLKAFVQALGKRYDGNPDIAFLDIRSYGNWGEGHIGMLKAPGIMLTPPDNLKTNYLLPYIEAFPYSQLMIVWGSSMYDKVYDWAVSKGAGMRRDGILSVWSKDGSECFRAYGHAPAVFEYCDGYAEMKKRGWWKPDLLLDTYFKAGKPSYMQWNAKIFEENPEFCRKLGNKVGYHFILQQATLPARIEPRKPFSIQWQWLNDGVAPLYEPCQVAIALLNQKDQVVEKCWLTDSLPKTWRPDVSTKETVTIKGPAIPWGTYKLAVGLFLDRKDADPVYQLGIQGRTANGWYVLLDKLESKP
- a CDS encoding enolase C-terminal domain-like protein; the protein is MEPHLKPLAAGFNRRRFIETTALLAGGLIAQTKTLAKDPSVTIKDVRIVKGVAIEADNGVIGTATGSGNQNLPALAKHLPKIRELLIGQNPLDFTLGGATLWEGIFPGKAKEFGEMRDPLTGELRLNKVRGSRHTETGRLFIGFSTADTALWDLRARLLQKPAYQIIGPAQRAQVAVYWRPGEVGIEPMEAKRKARDAYDRGYRSQKWYFAKGAQDGEAGFKANVELVRALREELPDATLMFDNHSIRYSDDVDYSLRLCKAVAPFKPFWIEEPICPEHVDGYARIKGETGLPIAGGEHWYTRWAVKAFLDRKCVDFVQSDPTWCGGISEWLEVCKLVRQYPGVMVVPHITSPWTVAPHCVASQPETLCPILEYNSEQGLKTLDKHMRPQSDGRMNMVMPQEPGFS